The Miscanthus floridulus cultivar M001 chromosome 7, ASM1932011v1, whole genome shotgun sequence genome includes a region encoding these proteins:
- the LOC136464493 gene encoding probable galacturonosyltransferase 9 isoform X2: MAGARASSRRRAVLAAVITLILLASVSFLLSATATSSASAAANSPASRLAIVQRHAEDHAAVLAAYTAHARHLSAASASQTDAFLSISSRLSALASRLSLSTVGALEKEIKAQVKRARSLAGGAKEAFDTQSKIQKLSDTVFAVGQQLLRARRAGVLNSRIAAWSTPKSLHCLAMRLLEARLANASAVPDEPPVPPPQLADPSLYHYAIFSDNVLAVSVVVASAARVAAEPSRHVFHVVTAPMQIEDGNRDVTLLDYLRFYLPEMFPALRRVVLLEDDVVVQRDLAGLWRIDMGANVNAALHTCFGGFRRYGKYLNFSEPVVQESFSHHACAWSYGVNVFDLQAWRRGQCTEQFHRFMEMNENGTLWDPTSVLPVGLMTFYGKTKPLDKSWHVMGLGYNPHIRPEDIGGAAVIHFNGNMKPWLDVAFNQYKHLWTKYVDTEMEFLTLCNFGL; the protein is encoded by the exons atggccggcgcCCGGGCCTCCTCGCGTCGTCGTGCGGTGCTCGCGGCCGTCATCACCCTGATCCTCCTCGCCTCCGTCTCTTTCCTCCTGTCCGCCACCGCCACCAGCTCTGCTTCTGCCGCCGCGAACTCCCCGGCCTCGCGCCTGGCCATCGTCCAACGCCACGCCGAGGACCACGCGGCCGTCCTGGCAGCCTACACGGCGCACGCGCGCCACCTCAGCGCGGCGTCGGCCTCCCAGACGGACGCCTTCCTCTCCATCTCCTCGCGCCTCTCCGCGCTCGCCTCCCGCCTCTCGCTCTCCACCGTGGGGGCCCTGGAGAAGGAGATCAAGGCCCAGGTGAAGCGCGCGCGCTCCCTCGCCGGCGGCGCCAAGGAGGCGTTCGACACGCAGTCCAAGATCCAGAAGCTCTCCGACACCGTCTTCGCCGTGGGGCAGCAGCTCCTCCGCGCGCGCCGCGCGGGCGTGCTCAACTCCCGCATCGCCGCGTGGTCCACGCCCAAGTCGCTCCACTGCCTCGCCATGCGCCTCCTCGAGGCCCGCCTCGCCAACGCCTCCGCGGTCCCCGACGAGCCCCCCGTCCCGCCGCCGCAGCTCGCCGACCCGTCGCTCTACCACTACGCCATCTTCTCCGACAACGTGCTCGCCGTCTCCGTCGTGGTGGCCTCCGCGGCGCGCGTGGCCGCCGAGCCCTCGCGCCACGTCTTCCACGTGGTCACAGCGCCCAT GCAGATCGAGGACGGGAACAGGGACGTGACGCTGCTGGACTACCTCCGGTTCTACCTCCCGGAGATGTTCCCGGCGCTGCGGAGGGTGGTGCTCCTGGAGGACGACGTGGTGGTGCAGAGGGACCTGGCGGGGCTGTGGCGCATCGACATGGGCGCCAACGTGAACGCCGCGCTGCACACCTGCTTCGGAGGCTTCCGGAGGTACGGCAAGTACCTCAACTTCTCGGAACCCGTCGTGCAGGAGAGCTTCAGCCACCATGCCTGCGCCTGGTCCTACGGCGTCAACGTGTTCGACCTCCAGGCGTGGCGCCGGGGGCAATGCACCGAGCAGTTCCACCGATTCATGGAAATG AACGAGAACGGCACGCTCTGGGATCCGACGTCCGTGcttccagtcgggctcatgacaTTCTACGGCAAAACGAAGCCGCTGGACAAGTCATGGCACGTGATGGGGCTCGGCTACAACCCACACATCAGACCCGAGGACATCGGTGGAGCTGCGGTGATACACTTCAACGGGAACATGAAGCCATGGCTGGACGTCGCCTTCAACCAGTACAAGCATCTCTGGACCAAGTATGTCGACACTGAGATGGAATTTCTAACGCTCTGCAACTTTGGCCTCTGA
- the LOC136464493 gene encoding probable galacturonosyltransferase 9 isoform X1, producing MAGARASSRRRAVLAAVITLILLASVSFLLSATATSSASAAANSPASRLAIVQRHAEDHAAVLAAYTAHARHLSAASASQTDAFLSISSRLSALASRLSLSTVGALEKEIKAQVKRARSLAGGAKEAFDTQSKIQKLSDTVFAVGQQLLRARRAGVLNSRIAAWSTPKSLHCLAMRLLEARLANASAVPDEPPVPPPQLADPSLYHYAIFSDNVLAVSVVVASAARVAAEPSRHVFHVVTAPMYLPAFRVWFARRPPPLGAHVQLLSVSDFPFLNASYSPVLRQIEDGNRDVTLLDYLRFYLPEMFPALRRVVLLEDDVVVQRDLAGLWRIDMGANVNAALHTCFGGFRRYGKYLNFSEPVVQESFSHHACAWSYGVNVFDLQAWRRGQCTEQFHRFMEMNENGTLWDPTSVLPVGLMTFYGKTKPLDKSWHVMGLGYNPHIRPEDIGGAAVIHFNGNMKPWLDVAFNQYKHLWTKYVDTEMEFLTLCNFGL from the exons atggccggcgcCCGGGCCTCCTCGCGTCGTCGTGCGGTGCTCGCGGCCGTCATCACCCTGATCCTCCTCGCCTCCGTCTCTTTCCTCCTGTCCGCCACCGCCACCAGCTCTGCTTCTGCCGCCGCGAACTCCCCGGCCTCGCGCCTGGCCATCGTCCAACGCCACGCCGAGGACCACGCGGCCGTCCTGGCAGCCTACACGGCGCACGCGCGCCACCTCAGCGCGGCGTCGGCCTCCCAGACGGACGCCTTCCTCTCCATCTCCTCGCGCCTCTCCGCGCTCGCCTCCCGCCTCTCGCTCTCCACCGTGGGGGCCCTGGAGAAGGAGATCAAGGCCCAGGTGAAGCGCGCGCGCTCCCTCGCCGGCGGCGCCAAGGAGGCGTTCGACACGCAGTCCAAGATCCAGAAGCTCTCCGACACCGTCTTCGCCGTGGGGCAGCAGCTCCTCCGCGCGCGCCGCGCGGGCGTGCTCAACTCCCGCATCGCCGCGTGGTCCACGCCCAAGTCGCTCCACTGCCTCGCCATGCGCCTCCTCGAGGCCCGCCTCGCCAACGCCTCCGCGGTCCCCGACGAGCCCCCCGTCCCGCCGCCGCAGCTCGCCGACCCGTCGCTCTACCACTACGCCATCTTCTCCGACAACGTGCTCGCCGTCTCCGTCGTGGTGGCCTCCGCGGCGCGCGTGGCCGCCGAGCCCTCGCGCCACGTCTTCCACGTGGTCACAGCGCCCATGTACCTCCCGGCCTTCCGCGTCTGGTTcgcgcgccgcccgccgccgctcgGCGCGCACGTGCAGCTCCTGTCCGTCTCCGACTTCCCGTTCCTGAACGCGTCCTACTCGCCGGTCCTCAGGCAGATCGAGGACGGGAACAGGGACGTGACGCTGCTGGACTACCTCCGGTTCTACCTCCCGGAGATGTTCCCGGCGCTGCGGAGGGTGGTGCTCCTGGAGGACGACGTGGTGGTGCAGAGGGACCTGGCGGGGCTGTGGCGCATCGACATGGGCGCCAACGTGAACGCCGCGCTGCACACCTGCTTCGGAGGCTTCCGGAGGTACGGCAAGTACCTCAACTTCTCGGAACCCGTCGTGCAGGAGAGCTTCAGCCACCATGCCTGCGCCTGGTCCTACGGCGTCAACGTGTTCGACCTCCAGGCGTGGCGCCGGGGGCAATGCACCGAGCAGTTCCACCGATTCATGGAAATG AACGAGAACGGCACGCTCTGGGATCCGACGTCCGTGcttccagtcgggctcatgacaTTCTACGGCAAAACGAAGCCGCTGGACAAGTCATGGCACGTGATGGGGCTCGGCTACAACCCACACATCAGACCCGAGGACATCGGTGGAGCTGCGGTGATACACTTCAACGGGAACATGAAGCCATGGCTGGACGTCGCCTTCAACCAGTACAAGCATCTCTGGACCAAGTATGTCGACACTGAGATGGAATTTCTAACGCTCTGCAACTTTGGCCTCTGA